The following are encoded in a window of Paraburkholderia caffeinilytica genomic DNA:
- a CDS encoding ATP-dependent nuclease, with translation MKIQSIRIKNFRTLRDVTIPFDSVTTFIGPNGAGKSTVLRALDWYFNGKPGSLTEKDCSFGVTTENIEVQVTFTDLTDKDREALGKYVPDGVATFTAWKLRSPDGSEVLSANAKGFPEFNAVKAAGGATAKKDLYANLRSSRADLDLPAANTGAAVDQAMTAWESAHTDQLADAPEALQTNFFGFNSGGKMSGLFDFVLVTADLRASEESTDGKASIIGRILERSVDRAAADEEIATIVEESRTKQQKVYEEKFKGQLDAMTTQLNEVVRSYSPGRAVTVSPAEVELKAPRTTFEVAVLDGATETAVERQGHGFQRTLLVSALQLLAQSGAASAEGVICLAIEEPELFQHPIQAQTFAKVLRSLAEKASKRIQVTYATHSPYFLEARHFDQIRRLTRSSDETPVVTVHFATVDEVKTRLNEIVDADQVGRQLDGIVTNRLSVALFAARVLLVEGDTEAAVFYGIGDRDAVGRLESQGLSIVPAGGKGGIPLAHAILTCLGIPTYVLFDGDSGFEVRAKAAGKNPTVIDGERTKFSTENRRLLKYLGETEVDFPSEQVGDCVATLSDHLETYLESNWTEWVTSCAAIEAAAGIQLAKNQYAYRTATLEAEGTAPEMLKQILTKAGGA, from the coding sequence ATGAAAATCCAATCCATTCGCATCAAGAACTTCCGCACGTTGAGAGACGTGACGATCCCCTTCGATTCCGTCACGACATTCATCGGGCCGAACGGTGCCGGTAAGTCAACTGTGCTTCGTGCGCTCGACTGGTACTTCAACGGTAAACCCGGCTCGCTGACGGAGAAGGACTGTTCCTTCGGTGTCACTACCGAGAACATCGAGGTTCAAGTCACCTTCACCGATCTCACCGACAAGGATCGCGAAGCACTTGGCAAGTACGTGCCGGACGGCGTTGCCACATTCACAGCATGGAAGCTCCGGTCGCCTGACGGCTCTGAGGTGCTTTCGGCGAATGCGAAGGGCTTTCCAGAATTCAACGCGGTCAAAGCAGCAGGCGGCGCGACGGCGAAGAAGGATCTATATGCCAATCTCCGCAGCAGCCGTGCGGATCTAGATCTCCCAGCGGCCAATACAGGTGCAGCGGTTGATCAGGCGATGACGGCGTGGGAGTCCGCTCACACCGACCAGCTCGCCGACGCCCCCGAAGCGCTGCAGACCAACTTCTTCGGTTTCAACAGCGGCGGCAAGATGAGCGGTCTCTTCGACTTCGTCCTAGTCACTGCTGACCTTCGCGCAAGCGAGGAGTCGACCGACGGCAAGGCGAGCATCATCGGTCGAATCCTTGAGCGCTCAGTTGATCGTGCTGCTGCGGATGAGGAGATCGCTACGATCGTCGAAGAGTCGCGCACGAAGCAGCAGAAAGTCTACGAGGAAAAGTTCAAGGGGCAGTTGGACGCTATGACGACGCAGCTCAACGAGGTCGTCAGATCTTACTCGCCTGGTCGGGCTGTCACGGTCTCGCCTGCCGAAGTGGAACTCAAGGCCCCACGGACCACGTTCGAAGTCGCAGTGCTCGATGGCGCAACCGAGACCGCTGTGGAGCGACAGGGACATGGCTTTCAGCGCACGCTCCTGGTTTCGGCGCTGCAACTTCTGGCGCAGTCAGGTGCGGCGTCGGCAGAGGGTGTCATATGCCTGGCGATTGAGGAGCCGGAGCTCTTTCAACACCCGATTCAGGCCCAGACCTTCGCGAAAGTACTAAGATCGCTTGCCGAGAAAGCAAGCAAGCGCATCCAAGTGACCTATGCGACTCATAGCCCCTACTTCCTTGAGGCTCGACATTTCGACCAGATCAGGCGGCTGACGAGGTCGTCTGACGAGACCCCTGTGGTCACTGTTCATTTCGCCACGGTCGACGAAGTGAAGACGAGGCTCAATGAAATAGTAGATGCCGACCAGGTTGGCCGTCAACTTGATGGCATAGTCACGAATCGCCTCTCGGTCGCGTTGTTCGCAGCGCGTGTGCTGCTGGTGGAGGGGGATACAGAGGCGGCCGTGTTCTACGGCATCGGCGATCGGGACGCCGTTGGGCGTCTCGAATCCCAGGGACTGTCGATTGTTCCGGCCGGAGGCAAGGGTGGAATCCCGCTTGCTCATGCCATCCTTACCTGCCTCGGGATTCCGACCTACGTACTCTTCGACGGGGACAGTGGCTTCGAGGTACGGGCTAAGGCTGCGGGCAAGAATCCGACCGTAATAGATGGCGAGCGCACGAAGTTTTCGACAGAGAACCGTCGGCTGTTGAAGTACCTCGGTGAGACAGAGGTTGATTTCCCATCGGAACAGGTCGGCGATTGTGTAGCGACCCTGAGCGACCACCTTGAGACCTACCTAGAGTCCAACTGGACGGAGTGGGTCACGTCGTGTGCGGCGATTGAGGCCGCCGCCGGAATCCAACTCGCAAAGAATCAGTATGCTTACCGGACTGCGACGCTTGAGGCGGAAGGAACTGCGCCAGAGATGCTTAAGCAGATTCTCACAAAGGCGGGAGGAGCGTAG